The following are from one region of the Klebsiella aerogenes genome:
- a CDS encoding MFS transporter: MTIYTRPVQMLLCGLLLLTLAIAVLNTLVPLWLAHENMPTWQVGMVGSSYFSGNLVGTLFAGWIIKRLGFNRSYYLASLIFAVGCVGLGITIGFWTWLSWRFIAGVGCAMIWVVVESALVCSGTSRSRGRLLAAYMMVYYVGTVLGQLMVSKLPTDLMSVLPWVTGLALAAILPLLFTRIMSQANESHETVRIWPMLKLRQARHGVNGCIISGIVLGSLYGLMPLWLNHQGVSDSGIGFWMAVMVSAGILGQWPVGRLADRYGRLLVLRVQVFIVILGCLAMLSQAAMAPALFVLGASGFTLYPVAMAWACEKVEHHQLVAMNQALLMSYTIGSLLGPTLTAMLMQNFSDNLLFIMIASVSFIYLLTLLRKAGHHPTPVAHA; encoded by the coding sequence ATGACCATCTACACTCGGCCAGTGCAAATGTTGCTCTGTGGCCTGCTTCTGTTGACGCTGGCAATCGCGGTTTTAAATACGCTTGTCCCGCTTTGGCTCGCCCATGAAAATATGCCGACCTGGCAGGTCGGGATGGTCGGTTCCTCCTATTTCAGCGGTAACCTGGTGGGGACGTTATTTGCCGGTTGGATCATTAAACGTCTGGGGTTTAACCGTAGCTACTATCTGGCGTCATTAATTTTCGCCGTCGGCTGTGTTGGGCTCGGTATTACCATCGGTTTCTGGACGTGGCTGAGCTGGCGTTTTATCGCTGGTGTCGGTTGCGCGATGATTTGGGTGGTGGTAGAAAGCGCGCTGGTGTGCAGCGGGACTTCGCGCAGCCGGGGTCGCCTGCTGGCGGCCTATATGATGGTGTATTACGTTGGTACCGTACTGGGCCAGCTGATGGTCAGCAAACTACCGACTGATTTAATGAGCGTGCTGCCCTGGGTCACCGGTCTGGCGCTAGCGGCGATCCTGCCGCTGCTGTTTACGCGTATCATGAGTCAGGCTAATGAATCGCATGAAACCGTGCGTATCTGGCCGATGCTTAAGCTGCGTCAGGCGCGCCATGGCGTTAATGGCTGTATTATCTCCGGGATTGTGCTGGGCTCGTTGTACGGCCTGATGCCGCTGTGGTTGAACCACCAGGGCGTTAGCGATTCTGGTATCGGTTTCTGGATGGCAGTGATGGTTAGCGCCGGGATCCTCGGACAGTGGCCGGTCGGTCGCCTCGCTGACCGCTATGGTCGTCTGTTGGTTCTGCGTGTTCAGGTTTTCATCGTGATACTGGGTTGTCTGGCGATGCTCAGCCAGGCGGCGATGGCGCCAGCGCTTTTCGTGCTCGGCGCGTCGGGCTTCACGCTGTATCCGGTAGCGATGGCCTGGGCCTGCGAGAAAGTTGAACATCATCAGTTGGTGGCGATGAACCAGGCGCTGCTGATGAGCTATACCATCGGCAGCCTGCTGGGGCCGACCCTGACGGCGATGCTGATGCAGAACTTCTCTGACAATCTGCTGTTTATCATGATAGCCAGCGTATCGTTTATCTATCTGTTGACTCTGCTGCGCAAAGCTGGTCATCACCCGACGCCGGTGGCGCACGCCTGA
- the dmsB gene encoding dimethylsulfoxide reductase subunit B, translating to MTTQYGFFIDSARCTGCKTCELACKDYKNLTPDVSFRRIYEYAGGDWQEDNGVWNQNVFAYYLSIACNHCEDPACTKVCPSGAMHKREDGFVVVNEEVCIGCRYCHMACPYGAPQYNAAKGHMTKCDGCHERVAEGKKPVCVESCPLRALDFGPIAELREKHGQLAAVAPLPSARFTKPSIVIKPNANSRPCGDTTGYLANPKEV from the coding sequence ATGACAACTCAATATGGATTTTTTATCGATTCCGCCCGTTGCACCGGTTGCAAAACCTGCGAGCTGGCCTGTAAAGACTACAAGAACCTGACGCCGGACGTCAGCTTCCGCCGCATTTATGAATATGCCGGCGGGGACTGGCAGGAGGACAACGGCGTCTGGAACCAGAACGTTTTTGCCTATTACCTCTCCATCGCCTGCAACCATTGCGAAGACCCGGCCTGTACCAAAGTCTGTCCGAGCGGGGCGATGCACAAGCGCGAAGACGGTTTTGTGGTGGTCAACGAAGAGGTCTGCATTGGTTGCCGCTACTGCCATATGGCCTGCCCGTACGGCGCGCCGCAGTACAACGCCGCCAAAGGTCACATGACCAAGTGCGATGGGTGCCACGAGCGCGTGGCGGAAGGCAAGAAACCTGTCTGCGTCGAATCCTGCCCGCTACGCGCGCTGGACTTCGGGCCGATTGCCGAACTGCGTGAAAAACATGGCCAACTGGCCGCCGTCGCGCCGTTGCCGTCGGCGCGCTTCACGAAGCCGAGCATCGTCATTAAACCTAACGCCAACAGCCGCCCGTGCGGCGATACCACCGGCTATCTGGCTAATCCGAAGGAGGTCTAA
- the dmsA gene encoding dimethylsulfoxide reductase subunit A, whose protein sequence is MKIKAPDALLAAEVSRRGLMKTTAIGGLAMASNAFTLPFTRIAHAADTLAPISEKVVWSACTVNCGSRCPLRMHVVDGTIKYVETDNTGDDNYDGLHQVRACLRGRSMRRRVYNPDRLKYPMKRVGKRGEGKFEQISWDEAFDIIASNMQRLIKDYGNESIYLNYGTGTLGGTMTRSWPPGKTLIARLMNCCGGYLNHYGDYSSAQIAAGLNYTYGGWADGNSPSDIENSQLVVLFGNNPGETRMSGGGVTYYLEQARQKSNARMIIVDPRYTDTGAGREDEWIPIRPGTDAALISALAWVMITENLVDQPFLDKYCVGYDEKTLPADAPANGHYKAYILGQGSDGIAKTPEWASTITGIPRERIVKLAREIATAKPAYISQGWGPQRHANGEIATRAISMLAILTGNVGINGGNSGAREGSYDLPFERMPTLENPVETSISMFMWTDAIERGPEMTALRDGVRGKDKLDVPIKMIWNYAGNCLINQHSEINRTHEILQDDKKCEMIVVIDCHMTSSAKYADILLPDCTASEQMDFALDASCGNMSYVIFTDQAIKPRFECKTIYEMTSELAKRLGVAEKFTEGRTQEGWMRYLHEQSRKAIPDLPDFDTFRKQGIYKQRDPEGHHVAYKAFRDDPQANPLTTPSGKIEIYSQELAKIAATWELPEGDVIDPLPIYTPGFENYNDPLAAKYPLQLTGFHYKARVHSTYGNVDVLKAACRQEMWINPIDAQKRGIANGDRIRIFNDRGEVHIEAKVTPRMMPGVVALGEGAWYNPDASRVDQAGSINVLTTQRPSPLAKGNPSHTNLVQVEKL, encoded by the coding sequence ATGAAAATCAAAGCCCCCGATGCTTTACTGGCTGCCGAAGTAAGCCGACGTGGTTTAATGAAAACCACGGCGATTGGCGGCCTGGCGATGGCCAGCAACGCATTTACTTTACCCTTTACGCGTATTGCGCATGCCGCTGATACGCTGGCGCCGATAAGCGAAAAGGTTGTCTGGAGCGCATGTACCGTCAACTGCGGCAGCCGCTGCCCGCTGCGTATGCATGTGGTTGATGGCACGATTAAATACGTAGAAACGGATAATACCGGTGATGATAACTACGATGGTCTGCATCAGGTTCGCGCCTGCCTGCGAGGCCGTTCAATGCGCCGCCGGGTCTATAACCCTGACCGCCTGAAATACCCGATGAAGCGCGTTGGCAAACGCGGCGAAGGTAAATTCGAGCAAATCAGCTGGGATGAGGCGTTTGACATCATCGCCAGCAATATGCAGCGCCTGATTAAAGATTACGGTAACGAATCTATTTATCTGAACTACGGCACCGGCACCCTCGGCGGCACCATGACCCGCTCCTGGCCACCGGGAAAAACCCTGATCGCCCGCCTGATGAACTGCTGCGGCGGTTATCTTAACCATTACGGCGACTACTCGTCCGCGCAGATTGCCGCGGGCCTGAACTACACCTACGGTGGTTGGGCGGATGGCAACAGCCCATCGGATATTGAAAATAGCCAACTGGTGGTGCTGTTCGGCAATAACCCTGGCGAAACGCGCATGAGCGGTGGCGGGGTGACTTATTACCTTGAGCAGGCGCGGCAGAAATCCAACGCCCGCATGATTATCGTCGATCCGCGCTATACCGATACCGGCGCCGGGCGCGAAGATGAATGGATCCCGATCCGTCCAGGAACCGACGCGGCACTGATTTCAGCGCTGGCGTGGGTCATGATTACTGAAAATCTGGTTGATCAACCGTTCCTCGATAAATACTGCGTAGGATACGACGAGAAAACCTTGCCCGCCGATGCTCCAGCCAATGGCCACTACAAGGCTTACATTCTTGGACAAGGCTCCGACGGTATTGCTAAAACGCCGGAATGGGCATCCACCATTACCGGGATTCCGCGTGAGCGCATCGTGAAACTAGCGCGTGAGATAGCGACGGCGAAACCGGCCTATATCAGCCAGGGCTGGGGTCCGCAGCGTCACGCTAACGGTGAAATCGCTACCCGCGCTATCTCTATGTTGGCCATTCTGACCGGTAACGTTGGGATCAATGGTGGTAACAGCGGCGCGCGTGAAGGCTCCTATGACCTGCCTTTCGAACGTATGCCGACGCTGGAAAACCCGGTAGAGACTAGCATCTCGATGTTTATGTGGACCGATGCGATTGAGCGCGGCCCGGAAATGACTGCGCTACGCGATGGCGTACGCGGCAAAGATAAACTCGACGTGCCGATCAAAATGATCTGGAACTATGCTGGTAACTGCCTGATTAACCAGCACTCCGAGATCAACCGCACGCACGAAATCCTGCAGGATGACAAGAAGTGCGAAATGATCGTGGTGATCGACTGCCATATGACCTCGTCAGCGAAATATGCCGATATTCTGCTACCGGATTGCACCGCCTCCGAGCAGATGGATTTCGCGCTGGATGCCTCCTGCGGCAACATGTCCTACGTCATCTTTACCGATCAGGCTATCAAACCGCGTTTCGAGTGCAAAACCATCTATGAGATGACCAGTGAACTGGCGAAACGCCTTGGCGTGGCGGAGAAGTTTACCGAAGGCCGTACTCAGGAAGGTTGGATGCGCTACCTGCATGAACAGTCGCGCAAAGCGATTCCCGACCTCCCGGATTTTGATACCTTCCGCAAGCAGGGGATTTACAAGCAGCGCGACCCGGAAGGGCATCATGTGGCGTACAAGGCCTTCCGTGACGATCCGCAGGCCAACCCGTTGACTACCCCATCGGGTAAGATCGAAATCTACTCGCAGGAGTTGGCGAAAATCGCCGCTACCTGGGAGTTGCCGGAAGGCGATGTGATCGATCCGTTGCCGATCTACACCCCTGGCTTTGAAAACTACAACGATCCGTTGGCCGCGAAGTATCCGCTGCAATTGACCGGTTTCCACTACAAGGCGCGCGTTCACTCGACCTACGGCAACGTGGATGTTCTTAAGGCTGCCTGCCGTCAGGAAATGTGGATTAACCCGATCGATGCGCAGAAACGCGGTATCGCTAACGGCGACCGCATTCGTATCTTTAACGACCGTGGCGAAGTCCATATCGAAGCGAAAGTGACGCCGCGCATGATGCCGGGCGTCGTCGCGCTGGGCGAGGGGGCCTGGTATAACCCGGATGCATCGCGGGTGGATCAAGCGGGCAGCATTAACGTGCTGACGACCCAACGTCCATCGCCGCTGGCGAAAGGCAACCCATCGCATACCAACCTGGTCCAGGTTGAAAAGCTGTAA
- a CDS encoding transketolase C-terminal domain-containing protein → MKAPRDEIGNALIALKEKGYPVVAIDSDLASSTRTDQFQAIYPEAFFEMGIAEGSAMSFAVGQALEGFMPFYVNFAMFVTGTAWTQLRQACYAKANIKLVGSHPGMDDGPDGASHHALEDLALTRVLPGLTVLTPADAEEIAEAFEQAAKIKGPVYIRVAREPMPVRDKSVIPRVSDIAAIADSGNDFAILFEGTVLEQATDGYEKLVASGKKGKLIHVATLKPFNQQEFYRLVEGCPLIATLENHTVNGGLGGLIAETMAQAAHPARLTRLGTQDTFTESGNSRQLKAKYGISGEALFNALQ, encoded by the coding sequence ATGAAAGCACCCCGCGATGAAATTGGTAATGCCCTGATTGCCCTGAAAGAAAAAGGCTACCCGGTGGTTGCCATCGACAGCGACTTAGCCAGCTCCACGCGTACCGATCAGTTTCAGGCAATCTACCCGGAGGCCTTTTTCGAAATGGGCATTGCGGAAGGCTCCGCGATGAGTTTTGCGGTCGGCCAGGCGCTGGAAGGCTTTATGCCCTTCTATGTCAACTTTGCGATGTTCGTAACCGGAACCGCCTGGACCCAGCTGCGGCAGGCATGCTACGCCAAAGCCAACATTAAACTCGTTGGTAGCCATCCGGGTATGGATGATGGCCCGGACGGCGCTTCACACCATGCTCTGGAAGATTTAGCTCTGACCCGCGTGCTTCCTGGATTAACCGTCCTGACCCCGGCAGATGCGGAAGAAATTGCCGAGGCTTTTGAGCAGGCAGCCAAAATAAAGGGGCCCGTTTACATTCGCGTCGCGCGCGAGCCGATGCCGGTTCGCGATAAAAGCGTCATCCCGCGGGTCAGCGATATCGCCGCTATCGCCGACAGCGGCAATGATTTTGCGATTTTATTTGAAGGTACAGTACTGGAGCAGGCCACAGACGGCTACGAAAAGCTGGTTGCCAGCGGCAAAAAGGGCAAGCTTATTCACGTTGCCACTCTCAAACCCTTTAACCAGCAGGAATTTTATCGACTGGTCGAAGGCTGCCCGCTTATCGCCACGCTTGAAAATCACACGGTAAACGGCGGCCTCGGAGGACTGATTGCTGAAACCATGGCGCAAGCGGCGCATCCTGCCCGCCTCACGCGGTTGGGAACACAGGACACTTTTACTGAATCAGGTAATAGCAGGCAACTAAAAGCGAAATACGGCATCTCGGGCGAAGCATTGTTTAACGCGCTTCAATAA
- a CDS encoding dimethyl sulfoxide reductase anchor subunit, giving the protein MGNGWHEWPLMIFTVFGQCVAGGFIVLALALMKGNLSREQQQRVIMSMFGLWVLMGIGFIASTMHLGSPMRAFNSLNRVGASSLSNEIASGAIFFAVGGIGWLLAAVNKLPSGLRNLWLVATMILGVIFVWMMVRVYNTIDTVPTWYTIWTPLNFFLTLFIGGPLLGSLLLRIAGVEGWAMRLLPVVMLVALTVSVTVALIQGSELATIHSSIQQASALVPDYGSLMAWRVVALVLALVCWIAPQLKGYQPALPLLGLAFILVLVGEMIGRGVFYGLHMTVGMAIAS; this is encoded by the coding sequence ATGGGAAATGGATGGCATGAATGGCCGTTGATGATCTTCACGGTCTTTGGGCAATGCGTCGCTGGCGGTTTTATCGTTCTGGCGCTGGCGTTAATGAAAGGTAATCTTTCGCGTGAGCAGCAACAGCGGGTGATTATGAGCATGTTCGGCCTGTGGGTGCTGATGGGAATCGGGTTTATCGCCTCGACCATGCACCTTGGTTCGCCGATGCGTGCGTTTAACTCGCTGAACCGCGTCGGCGCTTCATCGTTAAGTAATGAAATCGCCAGTGGGGCGATCTTCTTCGCCGTCGGCGGGATTGGCTGGCTGCTAGCGGCGGTGAACAAGCTGCCGTCTGGTTTGCGTAACCTGTGGCTGGTGGCGACGATGATCCTTGGCGTCATTTTCGTCTGGATGATGGTGCGCGTTTATAACACCATTGATACCGTACCCACCTGGTACACCATCTGGACGCCGCTTAACTTCTTCCTGACTCTGTTTATCGGCGGGCCGTTGCTGGGTAGCTTGCTGCTGCGCATCGCCGGTGTCGAAGGCTGGGCAATGCGTTTACTACCGGTGGTGATGCTAGTGGCGCTGACGGTCAGTGTGACTGTTGCGCTTATTCAGGGTAGTGAACTGGCGACGATCCATAGTTCGATTCAACAGGCTTCGGCGCTGGTGCCGGATTACGGTTCTTTAATGGCCTGGCGTGTGGTTGCACTGGTGCTGGCGCTAGTCTGTTGGATTGCACCGCAGCTTAAAGGTTATCAACCCGCGCTGCCGTTACTGGGGCTGGCGTTTATCCTGGTGCTGGTCGGAGAAATGATTGGTCGTGGCGTATTCTACGGTCTACATATGACCGTAGGTATGGCTATCGCCAGTTAA
- a CDS encoding PTS sugar transporter subunit IIA: MENALFSACQFTRSHLNWRCAVQLACRPLEQQGKITESYAQAIINATDLDGPWYILSPAFALPHARPEEGVLSRNSALSLLCCGEPVDFPGHPGVRLIVILAAADSEQHIQTIQRLVCWLDEEDRLQRFTSIQNQAQFEALIASH, from the coding sequence ATGGAAAATGCGTTATTTTCTGCCTGCCAGTTCACCCGAAGTCATCTGAACTGGCGCTGCGCCGTTCAGCTCGCCTGTCGTCCTCTCGAACAGCAAGGAAAAATCACCGAAAGTTATGCCCAGGCAATTATCAACGCCACGGATCTGGATGGTCCCTGGTACATATTGAGCCCGGCATTTGCACTACCGCACGCCCGTCCGGAAGAAGGTGTCCTGAGCAGAAACAGCGCGCTTTCGCTGCTTTGCTGCGGTGAACCCGTTGATTTTCCCGGCCATCCCGGTGTGCGGCTGATAGTCATACTGGCGGCGGCTGATAGCGAACAGCATATTCAGACAATCCAGCGGTTAGTCTGCTGGCTGGATGAGGAGGACAGGCTACAGAGATTCACCTCGATTCAAAATCAGGCTCAGTTTGAAGCGCTTATTGCTTCTCATTAA